A single region of the Geobacillus subterraneus genome encodes:
- a CDS encoding aspartate carbamoyltransferase catalytic subunit — translation MTHLFTLSELPLSDITRLLDEAEAFRRGRAWRPAAPMYVANLFFEPSTRTKCSFEMAERKLGLHVIPFDPERSSVQKGETLYDTVKTLEAIGVDAVVIRHHEDAYFEALRHAVGIPVINAGDGCGHHPTQSLLDLLTIRQEFGAFTGLTVAIIGDIRHSRVARSNAEVLTRLGANVLFSGPEEWKDETNPHGTYVELDEAIACADVVMLLRIQHERHAETMGLTKEEYHARYGLTLERARRMKPGAVILHPAPVNRGVEIASELVEAKASRIFKQMENGVYVRMAVLKRAMEGRMEHGRMAEKWHVVQ, via the coding sequence ATGACCCATCTTTTTACATTGAGCGAACTGCCGCTTTCCGACATCACCCGGCTGCTTGATGAAGCGGAAGCGTTCCGCCGCGGCCGCGCTTGGCGCCCGGCGGCGCCGATGTACGTCGCCAATTTGTTTTTCGAACCGAGCACGCGCACGAAATGCAGCTTCGAGATGGCGGAACGGAAGCTTGGGCTTCATGTCATCCCGTTTGACCCGGAACGGTCAAGCGTGCAAAAAGGGGAGACGCTGTACGATACGGTCAAGACGCTTGAAGCGATCGGCGTTGACGCGGTTGTCATCCGCCACCACGAAGATGCGTATTTCGAAGCGCTCCGTCATGCGGTCGGCATCCCGGTCATCAACGCCGGCGACGGCTGCGGGCATCATCCGACCCAGTCGCTCTTGGACTTATTGACGATTCGCCAAGAGTTTGGCGCTTTCACTGGCTTGACGGTGGCGATTATCGGCGACATCCGCCACAGCCGCGTCGCTCGCTCCAATGCGGAAGTGTTGACACGATTGGGCGCGAACGTCCTGTTTTCCGGACCGGAAGAGTGGAAAGACGAAACGAATCCGCACGGGACGTACGTCGAACTCGATGAGGCCATCGCCTGCGCCGATGTCGTGATGCTGTTGCGCATCCAACATGAACGCCATGCGGAAACGATGGGGCTGACGAAAGAAGAGTACCATGCGCGGTACGGGCTGACGCTTGAGCGGGCGCGGCGGATGAAACCAGGGGCTGTCATTTTGCATCCAGCGCCGGTCAACCGCGGGGTCGAAATCGCCAGCGAACTCGTCGAAGCGAAGGCATCGCGCATTTTTAAACAAATGGAAAACGGCGTCTACGTGCGGATGGCGGTCTTAAAACGGGCAATGGAAGGGAGAATGGAGCATGGGCGTATGGCTGAAAAATGGCATGTCGTTCAATAA
- a CDS encoding solute carrier family 23 protein, whose product MNKSILDIQDRPTAGQWVTLSLQHLFAMFGATILVPYLVGLDPSIALLTSGLGTLAFLLITKWQVPAYLGSSFAYIAPIIAAKTAGGPGAAMIGSFLAGLVYGIVALIIKKAGYRWVMKLLPPVVVGPVIIVIGLGLAGTAVGMAMNGPDGNYSLLHFSVALVTLAATIICSVLARGILSLVPVLVGIVVGYVYALAVGLVDLSKVATAKWFEWPDFLIPFADYPVRITAEIVMLMVPVAIVTLSEHIGHQLVLSKVVGRDLIQKPGLHRSILGDGTATMISALLGGPPKTTYGENIGVLAITRVYSVYVLAGAAVIAIVFGFVGKVTALISSIPTPVMGGVSILLFGIIASSGLRMLVDSRIDFGATRNLVIASVILVIGIGGAVLKISDSFQITGMALSAIVGVLLNLVLPGRPQAAENLFEENQSDHVA is encoded by the coding sequence GAACAAATCGATATTGGATATTCAAGACCGCCCGACGGCCGGGCAATGGGTGACGTTAAGCTTGCAGCATTTGTTCGCCATGTTCGGGGCAACGATTTTGGTGCCGTATTTGGTCGGCTTAGATCCGTCAATCGCCTTGCTCACGAGCGGGCTTGGGACGCTCGCGTTTTTGCTCATCACGAAATGGCAAGTGCCGGCGTACCTTGGCTCATCGTTTGCCTACATCGCGCCGATCATCGCGGCGAAAACGGCCGGCGGCCCGGGGGCGGCCATGATCGGCAGCTTCCTTGCCGGGCTTGTATACGGCATTGTTGCTCTCATCATTAAAAAAGCGGGCTATCGCTGGGTGATGAAACTGTTGCCGCCCGTTGTCGTCGGTCCGGTCATCATCGTCATCGGTCTCGGCTTAGCGGGCACGGCGGTCGGGATGGCGATGAACGGCCCGGACGGCAACTACAGTCTGCTCCACTTTTCCGTTGCGTTGGTGACGCTCGCCGCCACGATCATTTGCTCGGTGCTGGCGCGCGGCATATTGAGCTTAGTTCCGGTGCTTGTCGGCATTGTCGTCGGCTATGTTTACGCCCTCGCCGTCGGACTGGTCGACTTGTCGAAGGTGGCAACGGCGAAATGGTTTGAATGGCCGGATTTCCTCATCCCGTTTGCTGACTATCCGGTGCGCATCACCGCGGAGATTGTGATGCTCATGGTGCCGGTCGCCATCGTCACCTTGTCGGAACATATCGGCCACCAGCTCGTCTTAAGCAAAGTCGTCGGCCGCGACCTCATCCAAAAGCCGGGGTTGCACCGCTCGATTTTAGGTGACGGAACGGCGACGATGATTTCCGCCTTGCTCGGCGGGCCGCCGAAAACGACGTACGGGGAAAACATCGGCGTGCTCGCGATCACCCGGGTTTACAGTGTCTATGTGCTCGCCGGCGCCGCGGTGATCGCCATCGTGTTCGGCTTTGTCGGCAAAGTGACGGCGCTGATCAGCTCCATTCCGACACCGGTCATGGGCGGCGTGTCGATCTTGCTGTTTGGCATCATCGCCTCGTCCGGATTGCGGATGCTCGTTGACAGCCGCATCGACTTCGGCGCGACGCGCAACTTGGTCATCGCCTCGGTTATCTTGGTGATCGGCATCGGCGGTGCGGTGCTGAAAATCAGCGACAGCTTCCAAATCACCGGCATGGCGCTCTCGGCCATTGTCGGCGTCCTGCTCAACTTAGTGCTGCCGGGGCGTCCGCAAGCCGCGGAAAACCTATTTGAAGAAAACCAGAGCGACCATGTCGCCTAA
- a CDS encoding dihydroorotase, giving the protein MGVWLKNGMSFNKDGELMRTHIKIEHGTIAAILYEQPLEADGEDVIDVGGRLIAPGLIDLHVHLREPGGEAKETIETGTLAAAKGGFTTVAAMPNTNPVPDRKEQMERLQARIRETARVNVLPYAAITIGQKGEELADFAALKEAGAFAFTDDGVGVQSAGMMYEAMKRTAALDMPIVAHCEDDTLKNGGAVHDGEFARRHGLAGIPSVCEAVHIARDVLLAEAAGCHYHVCHISTKESVRAVRDAKRAGIRVTAEVTPHHLLLCDEDIPGLDANYKMNPPLRSRADREALIEGLLDGTIDFIATDHAPHTAAEKAKGIEAAPFGIVGLETAFPLLYTHFVKTGVFTLKQLVDWLTIKPAQCFGLKAGRLAVGAPADIAVIDLETEEAIDPETFASKGKNTPFAGWVCQGWPVMTFVGGTLVWEKGRA; this is encoded by the coding sequence ATGGGCGTATGGCTGAAAAATGGCATGTCGTTCAATAAAGATGGGGAATTGATGCGGACACATATCAAAATCGAACACGGAACCATTGCAGCGATCCTCTATGAACAGCCGCTCGAAGCGGATGGGGAGGACGTGATCGACGTCGGCGGTCGTCTCATCGCTCCCGGCTTGATCGACTTGCACGTTCATTTGCGCGAACCGGGCGGCGAAGCGAAAGAAACGATTGAAACGGGCACGCTCGCCGCGGCGAAAGGCGGTTTTACGACGGTTGCCGCCATGCCGAACACAAATCCGGTGCCGGACCGGAAAGAACAGATGGAACGGCTGCAAGCCCGCATCCGCGAAACGGCGCGCGTCAACGTGCTTCCGTACGCGGCGATCACGATTGGGCAAAAAGGGGAAGAGCTGGCTGACTTTGCGGCGCTCAAAGAAGCGGGAGCGTTCGCGTTCACCGATGACGGCGTCGGCGTCCAGTCGGCTGGGATGATGTATGAGGCGATGAAGCGGACGGCGGCGCTCGATATGCCGATCGTCGCCCATTGCGAGGACGATACATTAAAAAACGGCGGCGCGGTGCATGACGGCGAGTTCGCCCGCCGGCATGGGCTCGCCGGCATTCCATCCGTCTGCGAAGCGGTGCACATCGCCCGCGACGTCCTGCTCGCGGAAGCAGCGGGATGCCATTATCACGTCTGCCATATCAGCACGAAAGAGTCGGTGCGCGCCGTCCGCGACGCGAAGCGGGCCGGCATCCGCGTCACGGCCGAAGTGACGCCGCACCATTTGCTCTTGTGCGACGAAGACATTCCAGGGTTGGATGCAAACTACAAAATGAACCCGCCGCTGCGCAGCCGCGCGGACCGCGAGGCGCTCATTGAGGGCCTGCTCGATGGCACGATCGATTTTATCGCTACGGATCATGCGCCGCATACAGCAGCGGAAAAAGCGAAAGGCATCGAGGCGGCGCCGTTTGGCATCGTCGGGCTCGAGACGGCGTTTCCGCTCCTATATACGCATTTTGTCAAAACAGGCGTGTTTACATTAAAGCAGCTTGTCGATTGGCTGACGATCAAGCCGGCGCAATGTTTCGGCCTCAAGGCCGGGCGGCTTGCCGTCGGGGCGCCGGCGGATATTGCGGTCATTGATTTGGAAACAGAAGAAGCGATTGATCCCGAGACGTTTGCGTCCAAAGGGAAAAATACGCCGTTTGCCGGCTGGGTGTGCCAAGGCTGGCCGGTGATGACGTTTGTCGGCGGTACACTCGTATGGGAGAAAGGAAGGGCGTAA
- a CDS encoding carbamoyl phosphate synthase small subunit produces MKRQLILEDGSFFVGEAFGSTKETTGEVVFNTGMTGYQEILTDPSYCGQIVTMTYPLIGNYGINRDDFEAIRPYVHGFIVKEACVKPSNWRGEMTLDDYLKEKDIPGLAGIDTRKLTRLIRQHGTLKGMICGLDVHPAEAAAHLRAMEWPRDQVRRVSTKSAYPSPGRGERVVLIDFGMKHGILRELNKRNCDVIVLPYNATAEDVLSWHPDGVMLSNGPGDPKDVPEAIEMIRGILGKAPLFGICLGHQLFALACGANTEKMKFGHRGSNHPVKDLRTGKVAITAQNHGYTVTHESLAGTRLEVTHVALNDGTVEGLRHLDFPAFTVQYHPEASPGPEDANPLFDEFLALIRQFNKKGEVIHA; encoded by the coding sequence ATGAAACGGCAGCTCATTTTGGAAGACGGTTCGTTTTTTGTCGGCGAAGCGTTTGGCAGCACGAAAGAGACGACCGGCGAAGTCGTCTTTAACACCGGCATGACCGGATACCAAGAAATTTTGACCGATCCGTCGTATTGCGGACAAATCGTGACGATGACGTATCCGTTGATCGGCAACTATGGCATCAACCGCGACGACTTTGAAGCGATTCGCCCGTATGTGCACGGATTCATCGTGAAAGAGGCGTGTGTGAAGCCGTCCAACTGGCGCGGCGAAATGACGCTCGATGACTACTTAAAAGAAAAAGACATCCCGGGGCTGGCCGGCATCGATACGCGCAAACTGACGCGCCTCATTCGCCAGCACGGAACGCTAAAAGGGATGATTTGCGGGCTGGACGTCCATCCGGCGGAAGCGGCGGCCCACCTGCGGGCGATGGAGTGGCCGCGCGACCAAGTGCGGCGCGTCTCGACGAAAAGCGCCTATCCGAGCCCGGGGCGCGGCGAGCGCGTAGTCTTGATCGATTTTGGAATGAAGCACGGCATTTTGCGCGAACTGAACAAGCGAAACTGCGATGTCATCGTGTTGCCGTACAATGCGACGGCGGAAGACGTATTGAGCTGGCATCCGGATGGGGTCATGCTCTCGAACGGACCGGGCGACCCGAAAGACGTGCCGGAAGCGATCGAGATGATCCGCGGGATCTTGGGCAAAGCGCCGCTCTTTGGCATCTGCCTCGGCCATCAGCTGTTCGCCTTGGCGTGCGGGGCGAATACGGAGAAGATGAAATTCGGCCATCGCGGCTCGAACCATCCGGTCAAAGACTTGCGCACCGGCAAAGTCGCCATCACGGCGCAAAACCATGGTTATACGGTCACGCATGAATCGCTTGCCGGCACGCGTCTTGAAGTGACGCATGTCGCCTTAAACGACGGCACGGTCGAAGGGCTCCGCCATCTCGATTTCCCGGCGTTTACGGTGCAATACCATCCGGAAGCGTCGCCGGGGCCAGAAGATGCCAATCCGCTGTTTGACGAGTTTTTGGCGCTCATCCGCCAGTTCAACAAGAAAGGGGAAGTCATCCATGCCTAA